A stretch of the Planctomycetota bacterium genome encodes the following:
- a CDS encoding flagellar FlbD family protein, whose translation MIQLTRLNDKPFVLNAELIRTIEEHPDTTITLTTGDHIVVKETARDVVERSIEYGRTLRRLVRPT comes from the coding sequence ATGATCCAGCTTACGAGGCTGAACGACAAGCCCTTCGTGCTCAACGCCGAGCTTATCCGGACGATCGAGGAGCACCCCGATACGACCATCACCCTCACGACCGGCGACCACATCGTCGTCAAGGAGACCGCCCGCGACGTGGTCGAACGCTCGATCGAGTACGGCCGCACGCTGCGGCGGCTCGTCCGGCCGACATAG
- a CDS encoding MotA/TolQ/ExbB proton channel family protein has translation MDLGTVVGLVVAVLAIGIGVVIGGGGNVGALIDPTSVFVVILGATGACVIAFPLSRMTGIVGVVKKSFFNELGDPAETITELVRYAEVARREGILSLENLMGEMKDPFIVRGVKMAVDGTDPELIRAILDTELEALTERHGSNKAVLDAFAKYAPAYGMIGTLLGLIFMLQSMDDPSKIGPGMAVALITTLYGALIANLFASPIADKLAAKDAEEMLVKTIIVTGVMAIQSGDNPRVVESKLLTFLPPSQRDAFLASREAA, from the coding sequence ATGGATCTCGGAACGGTCGTGGGCCTCGTCGTCGCCGTGCTGGCCATCGGTATCGGCGTGGTCATCGGCGGCGGCGGCAACGTCGGCGCCCTGATCGATCCAACCTCGGTCTTCGTGGTCATCCTCGGCGCGACGGGCGCGTGCGTGATCGCGTTTCCGCTCTCCCGCATGACGGGCATCGTCGGCGTCGTCAAGAAGTCGTTCTTCAACGAGCTGGGCGACCCCGCCGAGACCATCACGGAGCTGGTTCGCTACGCCGAGGTCGCCCGCCGCGAGGGCATCCTGAGCCTCGAGAACCTCATGGGCGAGATGAAGGACCCCTTCATCGTCCGCGGCGTCAAGATGGCCGTCGACGGCACCGACCCCGAGCTCATCCGCGCGATTCTCGATACCGAGCTGGAGGCCCTTACCGAGCGGCACGGCTCGAACAAGGCCGTGCTCGACGCCTTCGCCAAGTACGCCCCGGCCTACGGCATGATCGGGACGCTGCTGGGCCTGATCTTCATGCTCCAGAGCATGGACGACCCCAGCAAGATCGGCCCGGGCATGGCCGTCGCGCTCATCACCACGCTGTACGGCGCGCTCATCGCCAACTTGTTCGCGTCGCCCATCGCCGACAAGCTCGCCGCCAAGGACGCCGAGGAGATGCTGGTGAAGACCATCATCGTGACCGGCGTGATGGCGATCCAGAGCGGCGACAACCCCCGCGTGGTCGAGAGCAAGCTGCTGACCTTCCTGCCGCCGTCCCAGCGCGACGCCTTCCTGGCCTCCCGTGAGGCCGCCTGA
- a CDS encoding flagellar motor protein MotB translates to MAKRKKREPAAVPEWVVTYGDLMSLLLCFFILLAAFSELKQERDYQDVVRSIQEAFGYQGGVGKTRVEDVPFATTLSIDEDNSERSQQPFIEAETTQDSITGRQESTNSIHEGSRFIVGASLPFEAGSSELTARVQRMLREEIGPELRGHRVKIEIRGHAWGSEDRISGLDFYDLSYQRAKAVMDYLATEVGIDPKLMELEAQADAEPVVASRGPGGGAASNRRVQVVRTEITPEETHPDPNWTGRGP, encoded by the coding sequence ATGGCCAAGCGCAAGAAGCGCGAGCCCGCGGCCGTCCCCGAGTGGGTGGTGACCTACGGCGACCTGATGTCGCTGCTGCTGTGCTTCTTCATCCTGCTGGCGGCCTTCAGCGAGCTCAAGCAGGAGCGCGACTACCAGGACGTGGTCCGCAGCATCCAGGAGGCCTTCGGCTACCAGGGCGGCGTGGGCAAGACCCGCGTCGAGGACGTCCCCTTCGCCACCACGCTGAGCATCGACGAGGACAACTCCGAGCGCTCGCAGCAGCCCTTCATCGAGGCCGAGACCACGCAGGATTCGATCACGGGCCGCCAGGAGAGCACCAACTCGATCCACGAGGGCAGCCGCTTCATCGTGGGTGCCAGCCTGCCCTTCGAGGCGGGCTCCTCCGAGCTCACCGCCCGCGTGCAGCGGATGCTCCGCGAGGAGATCGGCCCCGAGCTGCGGGGCCACCGCGTGAAGATCGAGATCCGCGGCCACGCCTGGGGCAGCGAGGATCGGATATCGGGCCTGGACTTCTACGACCTGTCCTACCAGCGGGCCAAGGCCGTCATGGACTACCTCGCCACCGAGGTCGGCATCGATCCCAAGCTCATGGAGCTCGAGGCGCAGGCCGATGCCGAACCCGTGGTGGCGTCCCGCGGCCCGGGCGGCGGCGCCGCTTCGAATCGGCGGGTGCAGGTGGTCCGCACCGAGATCACGCCCGAGGAGACCCACCCCGATCCAAACTGGACCGGCCGGGGTCCATAA
- the fliN gene encoding flagellar motor switch protein FliN, with translation MPEDPSDIPNETPSGAEGDAAPESTPAEPSPEPAGGADAADDQAEALEAAREAVQDIQAEADAAASSGATPESAEPGGKEAIGQSEIDALLAAAGQQQPGGEGLELPSFERSASGGDAGGIDMLADVQLSVRIELGRTRMLVEDVLKLNDGAVVELDKLAGDPVDVYVNDRLVARGEVLVLNDNFCVRVSEIVDHIGEEAAAEKA, from the coding sequence ATGCCCGAAGACCCCAGCGACATCCCGAATGAGACGCCCAGCGGGGCCGAAGGCGACGCCGCACCGGAGTCCACGCCCGCCGAGCCGTCGCCCGAGCCTGCCGGTGGGGCGGACGCGGCCGATGACCAGGCCGAGGCGCTCGAGGCCGCACGCGAGGCGGTGCAGGACATCCAGGCGGAGGCGGATGCCGCGGCGTCGTCTGGCGCCACGCCAGAGTCCGCCGAACCCGGGGGCAAGGAGGCGATCGGCCAGAGCGAGATCGATGCGCTCCTGGCGGCGGCGGGCCAGCAACAACCCGGCGGCGAAGGCCTCGAACTGCCGAGCTTCGAGCGATCCGCGAGTGGTGGCGACGCGGGCGGCATCGACATGCTCGCCGACGTGCAGCTGAGCGTCCGCATCGAGCTGGGCCGCACGCGGATGCTCGTCGAAGACGTGCTCAAGCTCAACGACGGCGCAGTGGTCGAGCTCGACAAGCTCGCCGGCGATCCGGTGGACGTCTACGTTAACGATCGCCTGGTGGCACGGGGCGAGGTGCTGGTGCTCAACGACAACTTCTGCGTCCGCGTCAGCGAGATCGTGGACCACATCGGCGAGGAAGCCGCGGCAGAGAAGGCCTAG
- a CDS encoding flagellar biosynthetic protein FliO, translated as MATRWLRRARAVSVVAIALAAAPAAAQSGPPLDWSPPVQAAASERSRPAESSMPLVPTPPPATAPGDGGPPASPASSGWARTVGSVALVVGLIVVLAALARFAARRSGSVAAMLGPGGRAPSGVLEVLARYPISRSQTLVLLRVDRRVLLLSQSSAGRGEGFSTLAEFDDPGEVAAILQQTRDEASESISTRFRQALEQFGQGEPSDTYERGEIIEVSPRGGGAWA; from the coding sequence ATGGCGACACGGTGGTTGCGGCGAGCGCGGGCGGTCTCGGTGGTGGCGATCGCCCTCGCCGCTGCGCCCGCCGCCGCGCAATCGGGGCCGCCGCTGGACTGGTCGCCCCCCGTGCAGGCCGCCGCGAGCGAGCGCAGCCGGCCCGCCGAATCGAGCATGCCGCTGGTGCCGACCCCGCCTCCGGCGACCGCGCCGGGGGATGGCGGCCCGCCGGCGTCACCCGCGTCCTCGGGCTGGGCGCGGACCGTCGGCTCGGTCGCCCTGGTCGTCGGCCTGATCGTCGTGCTGGCGGCGCTGGCCCGCTTTGCGGCGCGTCGGTCGGGCTCGGTGGCGGCGATGCTGGGCCCCGGCGGCCGCGCACCCAGCGGCGTGCTCGAGGTGCTGGCCCGCTACCCAATCTCGCGGAGCCAGACGCTCGTGCTGCTCCGCGTTGATCGACGCGTGCTGCTGCTGTCGCAGTCGTCGGCGGGCCGCGGCGAGGGCTTCTCGACGCTCGCGGAGTTCGACGACCCGGGCGAGGTCGCCGCCATCCTCCAGCAGACGCGGGACGAGGCCTCCGAGTCGATCTCGACCCGCTTTCGCCAAGCGCTCGAGCAGTTCGGCCAGGGCGAGCCCTCGGACACCTACGAGCGGGGCGAGATCATTGAGGTCTCACCCCGGGGCGGAGGGGCGTGGGCGTGA
- the fliP gene encoding flagellar type III secretion system pore protein FliP (The bacterial flagellar biogenesis protein FliP forms a type III secretion system (T3SS)-type pore required for flagellar assembly.) has translation MTRILAILVLALAAAPVQAQPVYGPPIAPVSSASATGPGASLSASLAGSDGQPNPLSVLGAAAEALPNADGSPAGISTAVSIMLVLTVITLVPSIMLMTTSFVRIIIVLGLLRQAIGAQSVPPAQVLTALSLFLTIFVMAPTIERIYGEAVVPFEQGQITDYEQLWEAGSRPLRDFMFDQIEATENWSSLLTIMEYRGYDVSDPSKLTRADVGMAELIPAYMLSELKVAFLMGFRVYLPFLIIDMVIASVLISMSMMMLPPVLISLPFKLLLFVLADGWQMVVGSLLESFVLEGQIERLSEQTATAMPGGVSLVAPLLSSLCACGPPAGFG, from the coding sequence GTGACGCGAATACTCGCCATCCTCGTCCTCGCGCTGGCCGCGGCGCCCGTGCAGGCCCAGCCGGTGTACGGCCCGCCCATCGCGCCGGTCTCGAGCGCGAGCGCCACCGGGCCGGGCGCGTCGCTCTCGGCCTCTCTTGCGGGGTCGGACGGCCAGCCCAACCCGCTGAGCGTACTCGGTGCGGCGGCCGAGGCGCTGCCCAACGCCGACGGCTCGCCGGCGGGCATCAGTACGGCCGTCAGCATCATGCTGGTGCTGACGGTGATCACGCTGGTGCCATCGATCATGCTCATGACGACCTCGTTCGTGCGGATCATCATCGTGCTGGGGTTGCTGCGGCAGGCCATCGGTGCCCAGAGCGTGCCGCCCGCGCAGGTCCTCACCGCGCTGTCGCTGTTCCTGACCATCTTCGTGATGGCACCGACCATCGAGCGGATCTACGGCGAGGCCGTCGTGCCCTTCGAGCAGGGCCAGATCACCGACTACGAACAGCTCTGGGAGGCCGGGAGCCGCCCGCTGCGGGACTTCATGTTCGACCAGATCGAGGCCACCGAGAACTGGTCGAGCCTGCTGACCATCATGGAGTACCGCGGCTACGACGTGTCCGATCCCTCGAAGCTCACGCGCGCCGACGTGGGCATGGCCGAGCTCATCCCGGCCTACATGCTCAGCGAGCTCAAGGTTGCCTTCCTGATGGGCTTCCGCGTGTACCTGCCGTTCCTGATCATCGACATGGTGATCGCCAGCGTGCTGATCTCGATGAGCATGATGATGCTGCCGCCGGTGCTCATCAGCCTGCCGTTCAAGCTGCTGCTATTCGTGCTGGCCGACGGCTGGCAGATGGTCGTGGGCTCGCTGCTGGAGAGCTTCGTCCTCGAGGGCCAGATCGAGCGGCTTAGCGAGCAGACCGCGACGGCCATGCCGGGCGGCGTGTCCTTGGTCGCGCCGCTCTTGTCGTCGCTGTGCGCCTGCGGACCGCCCGCGGGATTCGGATAG
- a CDS encoding flagellar biosynthetic protein FliQ: MHYDDSAVQLVRDVLILVLKLGGPVLIAGVVIGLFISIVQSVTSIQDQTLTFVPRIIGMIGIAVLLLPWMINRLVDFAREMFLLFG, from the coding sequence ATGCACTACGACGATTCGGCCGTGCAGCTCGTCCGCGACGTGCTCATCCTCGTGCTCAAGCTCGGCGGGCCCGTGCTGATCGCGGGCGTCGTGATCGGCCTGTTCATCAGCATCGTGCAATCGGTCACGTCCATCCAGGACCAGACGCTGACCTTCGTCCCCCGCATCATCGGGATGATCGGAATCGCGGTGCTGCTGCTGCCGTGGATGATCAACCGCCTGGTGGACTTCGCCCGCGAGATGTTCCTGCTCTTCGGATAG
- a CDS encoding flagellar biosynthetic protein FliR — MPQPWHDILANLLPFWMVAARLSGLFLFAPILASQLVARQVRILLVVMLTVALFPAVASAGQPLPPLEPAELIFVLAGEILIGLALGLMASMPLVAVQIAGSIAGFKLGLAIATVFNPESNADSAVIGQLLFFAALALFVQVGGLELMLIGVMHTFEVVPPATAWLDVAPAELFAAMLDAAFVVAMRIAMPVLVLSTLASLAMGVLMRTIPQINVLTIGFAIQILLGMMILAVSSAAIGDVIVDSIVEAFAAIDGWVESLTPRRTGVHHGG; from the coding sequence ATGCCGCAACCCTGGCACGACATCCTCGCCAACCTCCTGCCGTTCTGGATGGTCGCCGCCCGGCTCAGCGGGCTGTTCCTCTTTGCTCCCATCCTCGCCAGCCAGCTCGTTGCGCGGCAGGTCCGCATCCTGCTGGTCGTCATGCTCACCGTGGCGCTGTTCCCGGCGGTGGCGTCGGCGGGCCAGCCGCTGCCGCCGCTCGAGCCGGCCGAGCTGATCTTCGTGCTCGCCGGCGAGATCCTGATCGGCCTGGCGCTGGGGCTGATGGCGTCCATGCCGCTGGTGGCCGTGCAGATCGCCGGCAGCATCGCGGGCTTCAAGCTGGGCCTGGCGATCGCCACCGTCTTCAACCCCGAGTCCAACGCCGATTCGGCGGTCATCGGCCAGTTGCTCTTCTTCGCGGCGCTGGCGCTGTTCGTGCAGGTCGGCGGGCTCGAGCTCATGCTCATCGGCGTGATGCACACCTTCGAGGTTGTCCCCCCGGCGACCGCGTGGCTCGACGTTGCGCCGGCGGAGCTGTTCGCGGCGATGCTCGACGCCGCCTTCGTCGTCGCGATGCGGATCGCGATGCCCGTGCTCGTGCTGTCCACGCTGGCGAGCCTCGCGATGGGCGTCCTGATGCGGACCATCCCGCAGATCAACGTGCTGACGATCGGCTTCGCCATCCAGATCCTGCTCGGCATGATGATCCTGGCCGTCTCGTCGGCGGCCATCGGCGACGTCATCGTCGACTCGATCGTGGAGGCCTTCGCCGCCATCGACGGCTGGGTCGAGTCGCTCACGCCCAGGCGCACCGGGGTGCACCATGGCGGATGA
- the flhB gene encoding flagellar biosynthesis protein FlhB, whose amino-acid sequence MADDPGDRTEQPTPQRLQKARKQGQVGKSADLSAVILLVASAILVAAGGGAALILMGTVLQGILDGSAPGDAITAEGLVRTIRWIAARAAVIIVPTLAIMFAISLAGQIVQVGWVISFEAMAPKFERLNPIQGAKRILGKKGAVKLAVDIAKLVVVVAIATTVIMSWLPAICTTPRMDMMPAMGVALRSMAELMAWMLAVLLVIAIIDFRYQKWQHREDNKMTKQEVKEERKSMEGDPDIRQRRARIAREIALQRVQADVPGADVVIANPTHFSVAIRYDADAGDAPRVVAKGADWLALRIREIARLHGVPVVERPPLARALYRGVEVGRQISPEHYEAVAEVLAYVYRISDRARERAEAMAEAAN is encoded by the coding sequence ATGGCGGATGACCCGGGCGACCGCACCGAGCAGCCCACACCCCAGCGGCTCCAGAAGGCACGCAAGCAGGGCCAGGTCGGCAAGAGCGCCGACCTGTCGGCCGTCATCCTGCTGGTTGCCTCCGCCATCCTCGTCGCCGCGGGCGGCGGGGCGGCCCTCATCCTCATGGGCACGGTGCTCCAGGGCATCCTGGACGGCAGCGCCCCGGGCGACGCCATCACCGCCGAGGGGCTCGTCCGCACCATTCGCTGGATCGCCGCCCGCGCTGCGGTCATCATCGTGCCAACGCTGGCGATCATGTTCGCGATCTCGCTGGCCGGCCAGATCGTGCAGGTCGGCTGGGTGATCTCCTTCGAGGCGATGGCCCCCAAGTTCGAGCGGCTCAATCCCATCCAGGGCGCCAAGCGGATCCTCGGCAAGAAGGGGGCCGTTAAGCTCGCGGTCGACATCGCCAAGCTCGTCGTCGTGGTCGCCATCGCCACCACGGTCATCATGAGCTGGCTGCCGGCGATCTGCACGACGCCCCGCATGGACATGATGCCCGCGATGGGCGTGGCGCTGCGATCGATGGCCGAGCTGATGGCCTGGATGCTCGCGGTCCTGCTGGTCATCGCGATCATCGACTTCCGCTACCAGAAGTGGCAGCACCGCGAAGACAACAAGATGACCAAGCAGGAGGTCAAGGAGGAACGCAAGTCCATGGAGGGCGACCCGGACATCCGCCAGCGGCGGGCCCGCATCGCCCGCGAGATCGCGCTGCAGCGCGTCCAGGCCGACGTGCCGGGGGCCGACGTCGTCATCGCCAACCCCACGCACTTCTCGGTGGCCATCCGCTACGACGCCGACGCCGGCGATGCGCCCCGCGTCGTCGCCAAGGGCGCCGACTGGCTCGCACTGCGGATCCGCGAGATCGCGCGGCTGCACGGCGTGCCCGTCGTCGAGCGGCCGCCGCTAGCGCGAGCGCTCTACCGCGGCGTCGAGGTCGGCCGGCAGATCAGCCCCGAGCACTACGAGGCCGTCGCCGAGGTGCTGGCCTATGTCTACCGCATTAGCGACCGCGCCCGCGAGCGGGCCGAGGCCATGGCGGAGGCCGCGAACTGA
- the flhA gene encoding flagellar biosynthesis protein FlhA yields MADLGASTGRRTWTERLSSWRGIIVPVGFVALLAVLIVPLPPMLLDLMISLNVSLAVIILMTVLYLDRPLKFSVFPSLLLAVTMLRLVLNVASTRLILSADAESPEQAQEVAGKVIQAFGNFVAGDSMFVGVVIFLILVAVQFLVITKGATRISEVAARFTLDAMPGKQMAIDADLNAGAISEAEARQQREEVRREADFFGAMDGASKFVRGDAIAGIVITVVNILGGFAVGAVERGWPVMQTAETFTKLTIGDGLTSQIPSFIIAIAAALIVTRSGDKAELGHELTSQVFSQPRGLVITSVFLAALALTGLPAIPLLATSLGLGALAFAMRRASRPAAEPEPEQPLGPPPQKPIEDLLKLELLELEVGESLVRMVGDAMQGDSLVSRIDAVRRQLAIETGFVMPPMRIRDNRMLDRHAYAIRIRGAEVAKGQVFPDEFLAMDPGLATGTLEGRPTREPAFGLEAWWISPDMRARAEAMNYTVVDAKSVITTHLTELVKGHAAELLTREEVANLVEGAKQRAPKLVEEAVPGVVKLADLQRVMQNLLRERVPIRDLETILEVLADWGGKTRDVDVLTEYVRNGLRRTICHQFAAPDDNGTLTLACVTLDPAMEDLIASYIDRSTETTALTMPASVTARVVDEVARALQPVVAAGRQAVVVASPPVRAPVFQLVHPRVPGIAVLGYNEIESDVELDVMGLVRPPDAGGAAAAPAAQEMSA; encoded by the coding sequence ATGGCCGATCTCGGGGCGAGCACCGGGCGGCGGACATGGACCGAGCGGCTGTCCAGCTGGCGGGGCATCATCGTGCCCGTCGGCTTCGTCGCGCTGCTGGCGGTGCTCATCGTGCCGCTGCCGCCGATGCTGCTCGATCTCATGATCTCGCTCAACGTCTCGCTGGCGGTGATCATCCTGATGACCGTGCTCTACCTCGATCGGCCGCTGAAGTTCAGCGTCTTCCCCTCGCTGCTGCTGGCCGTCACGATGCTGCGGCTCGTGCTCAACGTGGCCTCGACTCGGTTGATCCTGTCGGCCGACGCCGAGTCGCCCGAGCAGGCGCAGGAGGTGGCGGGCAAGGTCATCCAGGCCTTCGGCAACTTCGTCGCCGGCGACTCGATGTTCGTGGGCGTGGTGATCTTCCTCATCCTGGTCGCGGTGCAGTTCCTGGTGATCACCAAGGGCGCGACGCGGATCAGCGAGGTCGCGGCGCGGTTCACGCTCGACGCAATGCCCGGCAAGCAGATGGCCATCGACGCCGACCTCAACGCCGGCGCCATCAGCGAGGCCGAAGCCCGCCAGCAGCGCGAGGAAGTCCGCCGGGAGGCCGACTTCTTCGGCGCCATGGACGGCGCTAGCAAGTTCGTGCGCGGCGACGCCATCGCGGGCATCGTCATCACCGTCGTGAACATCCTGGGCGGCTTCGCCGTGGGTGCCGTCGAGCGCGGCTGGCCGGTCATGCAGACCGCCGAGACGTTCACCAAGCTGACCATCGGCGATGGACTCACCAGCCAGATCCCCTCGTTCATCATCGCGATCGCCGCGGCACTCATCGTGACACGCTCGGGCGACAAGGCCGAGCTGGGCCACGAACTCACCAGTCAGGTCTTCAGCCAGCCCCGGGGCCTGGTGATCACCTCGGTCTTCCTCGCCGCGCTCGCGCTGACCGGCCTGCCGGCGATCCCGCTGCTGGCCACCTCGCTGGGCCTCGGGGCGCTGGCCTTTGCGATGCGTCGCGCGTCCCGTCCGGCGGCCGAGCCCGAGCCCGAGCAGCCCCTGGGCCCACCGCCGCAGAAGCCCATCGAGGACCTGCTCAAGCTCGAATTGCTCGAACTCGAGGTCGGCGAATCGCTCGTGCGGATGGTGGGCGACGCGATGCAGGGTGACAGCCTCGTGTCGCGGATCGACGCCGTCCGCCGGCAGCTCGCCATCGAGACCGGCTTCGTCATGCCGCCGATGCGGATCCGCGACAACCGCATGCTCGATCGCCACGCCTACGCCATCCGCATCCGCGGCGCCGAGGTCGCCAAGGGCCAGGTCTTCCCAGACGAATTCCTCGCGATGGATCCCGGGCTGGCCACCGGCACGCTCGAGGGCCGGCCTACCCGCGAGCCGGCCTTTGGCCTCGAGGCCTGGTGGATCAGCCCCGACATGCGGGCCCGGGCCGAGGCCATGAACTACACCGTCGTCGACGCCAAGAGCGTGATCACCACGCACCTGACCGAGCTGGTCAAGGGACACGCCGCCGAGCTGCTGACGCGCGAAGAGGTCGCCAACCTCGTCGAGGGCGCCAAGCAGCGGGCCCCCAAGCTCGTCGAGGAGGCCGTGCCCGGTGTCGTCAAGCTCGCCGACCTGCAGCGGGTGATGCAGAACCTCCTGAGGGAACGGGTGCCGATCCGGGATCTGGAGACCATCCTCGAGGTGCTTGCCGACTGGGGCGGCAAGACCCGGGACGTCGACGTGCTCACCGAGTACGTCCGCAACGGGCTGCGGCGAACCATCTGCCACCAGTTTGCGGCTCCCGACGACAATGGAACCCTGACCCTCGCGTGCGTCACGCTGGATCCCGCGATGGAGGACCTGATCGCCAGCTACATCGATCGCAGCACCGAGACGACCGCGCTGACGATGCCCGCGAGCGTGACCGCCCGCGTCGTCGACGAGGTTGCGCGGGCGCTCCAGCCCGTGGTGGCGGCGGGCCGACAGGCGGTCGTCGTCGCCTCGCCGCCCGTGCGGGCGCCCGTCTTCCAGCTGGTGCATCCCCGGGTGCCGGGCATCGCGGTGCTGGGCTACAACGAGATCGAGAGCGACGTCGAGCTCGACGTCATGGGGCTGGTGCGTCCGCCCGACGCCGGGGGCGCAGCCGCCGCGCCCGCCGCGCAGGAAATGTCGGCCTAG
- the flhF gene encoding flagellar biosynthesis protein FlhF has translation MSIRTYRARSMADAIDAVQRDMGRDAVILHTRNYRVGGLFGIGGRPVVEVTASPASAVRTRQKSRASRSAPATPRPAAASTPKPQSRPGPAADPLSPVRRRELLERYTELAAARPKPAPGAARSVEPRATDQRVAERPRTNPRPRRDEPAESQGRAAGETLRVHRSAADAPDARGVAAVAPAAPPAAIEHELRTLRRMVGRVLRTQSGGLPSGLPEPLAAAYAQLLDADVAQDLADAIIDGVRESLSREELHQPDVVRGAVLGQTAAAIPIARAESARRPEDGRPRTIALVGPTGVGKTTTIAKLAAAHKLRRGRRVGLITTDTFRIAAVEQLRTYAGIISVPLRVVMSPAEMASACRSFASCDLVLIDTAGRSPRDGQRLDELAAHLEAADPHETHLVLSATSGAATLRDGARGFAIAEPNRVILTKLDEAASLGSALSALHGLGLPVSYVTTGQEVPDHIERARADRLARMVLRSAAGSHSAEGADGEHSTATLSKPQLRAGERMSVAGQSTAPNVVAAGATP, from the coding sequence ATGAGCATCCGCACGTACCGTGCCCGGTCGATGGCCGACGCCATCGATGCCGTGCAGCGCGACATGGGCCGCGACGCGGTCATCCTGCATACCCGCAACTACCGAGTTGGTGGTCTGTTCGGAATCGGCGGCCGACCAGTGGTCGAGGTTACCGCGTCGCCGGCGTCAGCGGTCCGCACTCGGCAGAAGAGCCGTGCATCGCGATCCGCGCCGGCCACGCCGCGGCCCGCTGCCGCAAGCACGCCCAAGCCCCAATCCAGACCCGGCCCCGCGGCCGACCCGCTCTCGCCGGTCCGCCGCCGCGAGCTGCTCGAGCGCTACACCGAGCTCGCGGCCGCCCGCCCCAAGCCTGCGCCCGGCGCCGCCCGTTCCGTTGAGCCCCGGGCCACCGACCAGCGAGTCGCAGAGCGACCCCGGACCAACCCGCGTCCGCGCCGCGACGAGCCTGCCGAGTCCCAGGGCCGCGCCGCCGGCGAGACGCTGCGCGTCCACCGGTCCGCCGCCGATGCGCCGGATGCCCGGGGGGTGGCCGCGGTGGCTCCGGCCGCGCCGCCGGCCGCGATCGAGCACGAGCTCAGGACGCTCCGCCGGATGGTCGGCCGCGTGCTGCGGACCCAGAGCGGCGGCCTGCCGAGCGGGCTGCCCGAGCCGCTTGCGGCCGCGTACGCGCAGCTGCTCGATGCCGATGTCGCCCAGGATCTGGCCGACGCGATCATCGACGGCGTCCGCGAGTCGCTCTCCCGCGAGGAACTGCACCAGCCCGACGTCGTTCGCGGGGCCGTGCTAGGCCAAACCGCCGCGGCGATCCCGATCGCCCGTGCGGAGTCCGCCAGGCGTCCCGAGGACGGGCGCCCCCGCACGATCGCGCTCGTCGGGCCGACCGGCGTGGGCAAGACCACGACGATCGCCAAGCTCGCCGCCGCCCACAAGCTCCGGCGTGGCCGTCGCGTCGGCCTGATCACGACCGACACGTTCCGGATCGCGGCCGTCGAGCAGCTGCGGACGTACGCCGGCATCATCAGCGTGCCGCTGCGGGTCGTCATGTCGCCGGCGGAGATGGCGTCGGCCTGCCGCAGCTTCGCGTCCTGCGATCTGGTGCTGATCGATACCGCCGGCCGATCCCCCCGCGACGGCCAGCGGCTCGACGAACTCGCGGCACACCTCGAGGCCGCCGATCCGCACGAGACCCACCTGGTGCTGTCGGCCACTTCGGGGGCCGCGACGCTGCGGGATGGCGCGCGGGGATTCGCCATCGCCGAGCCCAACCGCGTCATCCTCACCAAGCTGGACGAGGCTGCGTCGCTCGGTTCGGCGCTCTCGGCGCTGCACGGCCTCGGGCTCCCGGTGAGCTACGTGACCACCGGCCAGGAGGTGCCCGACCACATCGAGCGCGCCCGGGCCGACCGCCTCGCCCGCATGGTGCTGCGGAGTGCTGCGGGAAGCCACTCGGCCGAAGGGGCCGATGGCGAACACAGCACAGCAACACTCTCCAAGCCGCAGCTCCGTGCCGGCGAGCGCATGAGTGTGGCGGGGCAGTCGACGGCACCGAACGTCGTCGCGGCGGGCGCGACGCCGTGA